A portion of the Lysinibacillus timonensis genome contains these proteins:
- a CDS encoding Gfo/Idh/MocA family protein produces MTKVRWGILSTADIAQTQVIPAIHRANNAEVVAIASRGAKVHAVAQALQIPRAYESYDELLLDAEVDAIYIPLPNDMHKEWSIKAASCGKHVLCEKPAVLAEQDLEDILDAFQKNDKVFMEAFMYQFHPQHARVKEILASGEIGQVKLFKSSHSFFFENREGNIRMDAKKGGGVFWDLGCYSLHAMQHILDEEVVSMSFKAQFDKEAGVDMTTSGIVELTNDVMAIIDCSFDMVGRNEYEIVGTKGSVKVKNAFRPDVFSGDAQILVTKGATERIEYVQGDIYKLEIEYFSNKVLDGTSLDEQYAASRKTTKLLVQAYASLKDS; encoded by the coding sequence ATGACAAAGGTAAGATGGGGAATTTTAAGTACTGCTGACATTGCACAAACACAAGTCATTCCTGCGATTCATCGTGCAAATAATGCGGAGGTAGTGGCCATTGCAAGCCGAGGAGCTAAAGTCCATGCGGTTGCACAAGCGCTACAAATTCCACGTGCGTACGAAAGCTATGACGAGCTATTATTAGACGCGGAGGTGGATGCGATTTATATTCCACTACCAAACGATATGCATAAGGAATGGTCTATCAAAGCAGCATCTTGTGGCAAGCATGTCTTATGCGAAAAGCCAGCTGTACTAGCTGAACAGGATTTAGAGGATATTTTAGATGCCTTTCAAAAGAATGATAAAGTCTTCATGGAAGCGTTTATGTATCAATTTCATCCACAGCATGCGCGTGTGAAAGAAATACTGGCAAGTGGTGAAATTGGGCAAGTGAAATTATTTAAATCGAGCCATTCATTTTTCTTTGAAAACCGAGAAGGCAATATTCGGATGGATGCGAAAAAGGGTGGTGGCGTCTTTTGGGATCTAGGGTGTTATTCACTACATGCCATGCAGCATATTCTCGATGAAGAGGTCGTATCGATGTCATTCAAGGCACAGTTCGACAAAGAAGCGGGTGTCGATATGACGACGTCTGGCATTGTTGAGTTAACGAATGATGTTATGGCGATCATTGATTGCAGTTTTGACATGGTCGGACGCAATGAATACGAAATCGTTGGCACTAAGGGGTCAGTGAAGGTGAAAAATGCCTTCCGACCAGATGTCTTTAGCGGTGACGCACAAATACTTGTGACAAAAGGTGCAACGGAGCGAATCGAATATGTTCAAGGCGATATTTACAAACTTGAAATTGAATATTTCTCTAACAAAGTGCTCGATGGGACTTCACTCGACGAACAATACGCTGCATCACGTAAAACGACCAAATTATTAGTGCAGGCATATGCAAGCTTGAAGGATTCGTAA
- the xylB gene encoding xylulokinase yields MKYVLGIDLGTSAVKTCLMNEQGQIVDEASCAYKLYHEKPGFSEQKPKDWVDGVTVTIQEIVGRFTGEVADIVGISYSGQMHGLVLLDEAGQVLRPAILWNDTRTTAQCEEIVAKVGKEQLLAITKNPALEGFTLPKILWVKQHEPETFAKAKHFVLPKDYVRYVMTGELHMERSDAAGTLLLDIERNDWSTEVAEAVGIDRALCPPLIDATTEVGTLTETFAEATGLVTTTKVYGGGADNACGAVGSGIVTGGKSMVSIGTSGVLLSFEQSPDKDFGGKVHYFNHAVTDAYYTMGVTLSAGHSLNWFKETFAKDSSFDELLASTEDIAAGSNGLLFTPYLVGERTPYADSVIRGSFIGIDTAHTRAHFAKAVLEGITFSLRDTLEIFRASGKELQDIISIGGGAKNPQWLQMQADIFNANIYQLQNEQGPSIGACMIALVGSGIVASFEDAVEKCVAIGEVFEPIAENVEAYNEIYNVYTQIYGQTKSLNEALQAFR; encoded by the coding sequence ATGAAGTACGTATTAGGGATTGATTTAGGAACAAGCGCGGTGAAAACGTGCTTAATGAATGAGCAGGGACAAATTGTTGATGAAGCATCGTGCGCGTATAAGCTATACCATGAGAAGCCTGGTTTTTCAGAGCAGAAACCTAAAGATTGGGTTGATGGTGTAACGGTAACGATTCAAGAAATTGTTGGCCGTTTTACAGGGGAAGTAGCAGATATCGTCGGAATTAGTTATTCCGGTCAAATGCATGGTTTGGTGCTATTGGATGAAGCAGGTCAAGTGCTACGTCCGGCGATTTTATGGAACGATACACGTACAACAGCGCAATGTGAGGAAATTGTTGCGAAAGTAGGGAAAGAACAGTTACTGGCCATTACAAAAAATCCTGCTTTAGAAGGTTTTACTTTACCGAAAATTTTATGGGTGAAGCAGCACGAACCGGAAACGTTTGCGAAAGCGAAGCACTTTGTTTTACCGAAAGACTATGTTCGCTATGTGATGACAGGTGAACTTCATATGGAACGCTCAGATGCAGCTGGAACGCTTCTATTAGATATTGAACGAAACGATTGGAGTACGGAAGTGGCGGAAGCCGTCGGGATTGATCGCGCACTTTGCCCACCACTCATCGATGCGACAACGGAGGTCGGTACATTAACAGAAACATTTGCAGAGGCTACGGGATTAGTAACTACGACAAAAGTATATGGTGGCGGTGCAGATAACGCCTGTGGTGCTGTCGGCTCTGGTATTGTGACAGGTGGCAAATCCATGGTTAGCATTGGTACATCGGGCGTTTTACTATCGTTTGAACAATCGCCAGACAAAGATTTTGGTGGGAAAGTACATTACTTTAACCATGCAGTGACAGATGCGTATTATACGATGGGTGTTACGTTATCTGCTGGACATTCACTTAACTGGTTTAAGGAGACGTTTGCGAAAGACAGTTCTTTTGATGAGTTATTAGCAAGTACAGAGGACATAGCTGCTGGCAGTAACGGACTTTTATTTACCCCTTATTTAGTGGGTGAGCGTACACCGTATGCGGATAGTGTCATTCGTGGAAGTTTTATCGGGATTGACACAGCACATACGCGTGCACATTTTGCTAAAGCAGTTCTGGAGGGGATTACGTTTTCATTACGTGATACGTTAGAAATTTTCCGCGCGTCTGGTAAGGAACTTCAAGACATCATCTCGATTGGTGGCGGTGCTAAAAATCCACAATGGCTACAAATGCAGGCGGATATTTTTAACGCAAACATTTATCAATTGCAAAATGAACAAGGACCGAGTATTGGGGCGTGTATGATAGCGCTTGTTGGTTCGGGGATCGTAGCTTCTTTTGAGGACGCCGTAGAAAAATGTGTGGCTATTGGTGAAGTATTTGAGCCAATCGCTGAAAATGTTGAGGCCTACAATGAAATTTACAACGTGTATACACAAATTTATGGACAAACAAAATCTTTAAATGAAGCATTACAAGCATTTCGTTAG
- the xylA gene encoding xylose isomerase yields MAYFKDISNIQYEGPQSKNGLAFKYYNPQEKVGDKTMEEILRFGVAYWHTFTYEGGDPFGAGNMQRSWNHYTYMDLAKARVEASFEFYEKLNAPFFCFHDVDIAPEGLTLAETNKNLDIIVDEIERHLATSKTKLLWNTANMFSHPRFVHGAATSPNADVFAYSAAKVKKGLEIAKRLNAENYVFWGGREGYETLLNTNMKLEQDNLARFFHMAIDYAKEIGFEGQFLIEPKPKEPTKHQYDFDVATGIAFLRTYGLEEHFKFNIEANHATLAGHTFEHELHTARIHGMLGSVDANQGDLLLGWDTDEFPTDLYTNTLAMYEILKNGGLGKGGLNFDAKVRRGSFEQDDLFYAHIAGMDSFAIGLKVAHQLLEDRVLEDFVDIRYDSYNSGIGQKIVAGTTDFKELEAYALGLAEIQNTSGRTEKLKMIINQYVLNTLK; encoded by the coding sequence ATGGCTTACTTTAAGGATATTTCAAACATTCAATACGAGGGACCACAATCCAAAAATGGGTTAGCATTTAAGTACTACAATCCACAAGAAAAAGTGGGCGACAAAACGATGGAAGAGATTTTACGTTTTGGGGTAGCTTACTGGCATACATTTACGTATGAAGGTGGCGATCCATTTGGTGCTGGCAATATGCAACGTTCTTGGAATCACTATACTTACATGGACTTAGCAAAAGCACGCGTAGAGGCTTCATTTGAGTTTTATGAAAAACTAAATGCGCCCTTCTTCTGCTTCCACGATGTAGACATAGCACCAGAAGGCTTAACGTTAGCCGAAACAAACAAAAACTTAGACATCATTGTGGATGAAATTGAACGTCATTTAGCTACATCGAAGACAAAGCTTCTTTGGAATACGGCGAATATGTTCTCCCATCCACGCTTCGTACACGGAGCAGCTACTTCACCAAATGCGGATGTCTTTGCTTATTCAGCAGCGAAAGTGAAAAAAGGCTTAGAAATTGCAAAGCGCCTAAACGCAGAAAACTATGTGTTCTGGGGCGGACGTGAAGGGTATGAAACATTACTTAATACAAACATGAAGCTTGAACAAGACAACCTGGCGCGTTTCTTCCATATGGCCATCGATTATGCAAAAGAAATTGGCTTTGAGGGTCAATTCTTAATCGAACCTAAGCCAAAAGAGCCGACAAAACACCAATATGACTTCGACGTAGCAACGGGTATTGCCTTCTTGCGCACTTACGGATTAGAGGAACATTTCAAGTTCAATATTGAAGCAAACCATGCAACATTAGCCGGTCATACGTTTGAACACGAGCTACATACTGCCCGTATTCACGGCATGTTAGGTTCCGTAGACGCAAACCAAGGGGATCTATTACTCGGCTGGGATACAGATGAATTCCCAACGGATCTTTATACAAATACGCTAGCAATGTATGAAATTCTGAAAAACGGTGGTCTTGGAAAAGGTGGTTTAAACTTCGATGCGAAAGTACGTCGTGGCTCATTTGAACAAGATGATCTATTTTACGCACATATTGCGGGAATGGATTCGTTTGCAATCGGCTTAAAGGTTGCGCATCAATTACTAGAAGACCGTGTTTTAGAAGACTTCGTTGATATCCGTTACGATAGCTACAACTCAGGCATTGGTCAAAAAATCGTTGCAGGAACAACAGACTTTAAAGAGCTTGAAGCTTATGCACTTGGCTTAGCGGAGATTCAAAACACATCTGGCCGTACAGAAAAGTTAAAAATGATCATCAACCAATATGTATTAAACACTCTAAAGTAA
- a CDS encoding sugar ABC transporter permease, which translates to MMEQPQLDQKNRKLPFKFDLQSYTLIISLVSIAVIFSVLTGGDFLSSRNISNLFTQMAVIAILAVGMTLVIVAGHIDLSVGSIVGLTGGIAAMLQVWHGWSTPVVVLVAIAVGALLGLWQGWWVAYRAVPAFIATLGGMLVFRGILLGLSQGKTVAGLDDSFKQIGNSYLPFALGYIIVAVAIVLIMFFTIRNRKKRAEMGLLLLPATIDYGKAAIYSVVMLVITYMLNRYLGVPIPFLIVVVLALFFVFVTNKTAFGRRVYAIGGNEHAAALSGINIKRNTLGVFVIMGALAGVAGVLLTARLNAGTVSAGDGYELDAIAACVIGGTSLVGGKGRIIGALIGALIMAAIDNGMSMMNIGAYWQYIVKGLILILAVWVDIVSKNK; encoded by the coding sequence ATGATGGAACAACCACAGCTAGATCAGAAGAATCGTAAATTACCGTTTAAGTTTGATTTACAATCCTACACGTTAATTATCTCTTTAGTTAGTATTGCGGTAATCTTTAGCGTTTTAACGGGCGGGGATTTTTTATCCTCTCGAAATATTTCGAACTTATTTACCCAAATGGCAGTTATCGCTATTTTGGCAGTGGGGATGACGCTCGTTATTGTTGCAGGACACATTGACTTATCAGTTGGATCAATTGTTGGTTTAACTGGTGGTATTGCTGCGATGCTTCAAGTATGGCATGGCTGGAGTACACCGGTTGTTGTACTTGTAGCAATAGCAGTAGGTGCCCTTTTAGGCTTATGGCAAGGTTGGTGGGTCGCATATCGTGCAGTACCGGCGTTCATTGCCACACTCGGTGGGATGCTTGTATTCCGCGGCATCTTATTAGGTCTTTCACAAGGGAAAACGGTTGCAGGGCTAGATGATTCGTTTAAACAAATTGGGAACAGCTATTTACCTTTTGCGCTTGGCTACATCATCGTTGCTGTGGCCATTGTACTCATTATGTTCTTTACGATACGAAATCGAAAAAAACGTGCTGAAATGGGCTTATTGCTATTGCCAGCGACCATTGATTACGGAAAAGCGGCAATCTATTCTGTCGTTATGCTAGTCATAACGTATATGCTAAATCGTTATTTGGGGGTACCAATACCGTTTTTAATCGTTGTCGTATTGGCTTTATTCTTCGTTTTTGTAACGAATAAAACAGCGTTTGGCCGTCGTGTATATGCCATTGGTGGGAATGAGCATGCAGCTGCATTATCGGGCATTAATATTAAACGTAATACACTAGGGGTATTCGTCATTATGGGTGCATTAGCTGGGGTTGCGGGTGTGCTGTTAACTGCTCGTTTAAATGCCGGAACAGTGTCAGCTGGCGATGGCTACGAGCTAGATGCAATTGCTGCTTGTGTCATCGGTGGTACAAGTTTAGTTGGTGGTAAAGGGAGAATTATCGGTGCTTTAATTGGGGCTTTAATTATGGCGGCAATTGATAACGGTATGTCGATGATGAACATCGGAGCTTACTGGCAATATATCGTAAAAGGCTTAATTTTAATTTTAGCTGTATGGGTAGATATCGTAAGTAAAAACAAATAA